The genomic DNA CGGTTGTAGAACTCAACGATAAGTGCTTCGTTGATTTCAGCCGCAAGCTCGCTGCGCTCAGGCATACGAACGAATTGACCGACTTTAGTGTCGTTGTTGAATGAAACGAATTCAGGAACAAAGTTGTTCACTTCGATTGCTTCGTTTACAACGTCAAGGTTTTGAGATTTCTCACGAAGAGAGATTTCTTGACCAGGTTTTACGCTGTAAGAAGGGATGTCAACGCGTTTACCATCAACCAAGATGTGGCCGTGGTTAACAAGTTGACGAGCTGCACGACGTGTGCGAGCAAGACCTAAGCGGTATACAAGGTTATCAAGGCGAGTTTCAAGAAGGATCATGAAGTTTTCACCGTGTTTACCAGGCATTTTACCTGCTTTAAGGAACATCGTTTTGAATTGGCGTTCGTTTACGCCGTACATGAAACGAAGTTTTTGTTTTTCTTGTAATTGCAATCCGTATTCGGAAAGTTTTTTACGTTGGTTAGGACCGTGTTGTCCTGGTGCGTAAGGGCGTTTTTCGATTTCTTTACCTGTTCCTGAAAGTGAGATTCCAAGACGACGTGATAATTTCCAAGCTGGACCTGTATAACGAGCCATGAATGACTCCTCCTCTGTTGTTGGTTTTATTTTGTTGTAAAATAAGAACCAGATGTATTCAATCCAAATGCCATTCTATCATCTTGCATCTTCGCTTCCGCAGCCAGGAAGTTACGCGATACACCTTGTAAAAGGAATAGACTGGACAATTTGGAACACACAACTGCTGCAACTATTTTACACATTTTTCATCATAACAAGTATATCTAAGTGAGTCAAGCTTCTACCTTGCAATCTGCTGTCGGTTACAATTCTTTTTATTTACCTGAATAGAATGTAAAATGGAAGTAGGAGTATAAGATTGTGATAAGGAAAGGATGGATAGAGATGAATGAGGATTATTTACACAAGGATACGACAGTTATCCATAGTGGTTATGATTCAAATGCGCATCATGGAAGTCTCGCAGTCCCACTTTATCAAACATCGACATACGTATTTGAAACAGCCGTTCAAGGTGAGAACCGCTTTTCCGGTGAGGAAGAAGGAAATATTTATTCGAGATTGGGAAATCCAACGGTGCGCGTCTTGGAAGAACGGATGACGGTACTCGAGAATGGAAAAGGAGCGTTAGCATTTGGTTCAGGGATGGCAGCTGTTAGTGCGATTCTTGTGCATTTGACTAAAACGGGTGATCATATTTTATGCTCACGGGGAATTTATGGCTGCACATTCGGACTTCTTAGCATCATGCAAAAGAAGTACAATATTACGCATGATT from Sporosarcina sp. FSL K6-1522 includes the following:
- the rpsD gene encoding 30S ribosomal protein S4, with amino-acid sequence MARYTGPAWKLSRRLGISLSGTGKEIEKRPYAPGQHGPNQRKKLSEYGLQLQEKQKLRFMYGVNERQFKTMFLKAGKMPGKHGENFMILLETRLDNLVYRLGLARTRRAARQLVNHGHILVDGKRVDIPSYSVKPGQEISLREKSQNLDVVNEAIEVNNFVPEFVSFNNDTKVGQFVRMPERSELAAEINEALIVEFYNR